In the genome of Dickeya fangzhongdai, one region contains:
- a CDS encoding TIGR03749 family integrating conjugative element protein — MMAILLAVSLGVSADELMKWERIPLPIPLKVGQERVVFADKNVRVGFPRALDGKLRVQSTGGAVYLKADSAFPQTRVQLQDMESGEIILLDVTATPTGPTEPVRIVYNGDVTSVNSSTAADKASRSKSTSSSATAEEASATKPQTPHYNAPLPVVLTRYAAQSLYGPLRAVEPVTGIHPVNPRLPARITTLYPSEPLEISTLAAWGVGTRTVVALRVRNTVSRKIVLDPRVLQGQFVSATFQHRWVGPTGSPEDTTTLYLVTAGRPELAFVAEPTIAVSAKPDKSRKGSKHAD; from the coding sequence ATGATGGCTATCCTGCTGGCTGTATCACTGGGTGTCTCAGCGGATGAACTCATGAAATGGGAGCGCATTCCGCTGCCGATCCCATTAAAAGTGGGGCAGGAACGCGTCGTTTTTGCGGACAAAAATGTGCGAGTGGGTTTCCCAAGGGCATTGGATGGCAAGTTGAGAGTACAGTCGACGGGCGGAGCTGTGTATCTCAAGGCTGACAGTGCCTTTCCACAAACGCGTGTCCAACTGCAGGATATGGAGAGTGGCGAAATCATCCTGCTGGATGTCACTGCCACACCTACTGGCCCAACAGAGCCAGTCCGTATTGTTTATAACGGTGATGTGACCTCCGTTAACAGCAGTACGGCAGCAGATAAAGCGAGTCGTAGTAAATCCACCTCTTCTTCCGCTACGGCGGAAGAGGCCAGCGCGACAAAACCGCAGACGCCACATTACAACGCCCCCCTGCCTGTTGTTCTGACTCGTTATGCCGCGCAGTCACTGTATGGTCCGTTACGGGCTGTGGAGCCAGTGACAGGGATCCACCCCGTAAACCCCCGATTGCCCGCACGAATTACGACCCTTTACCCGTCAGAACCGCTGGAGATTTCAACGCTGGCCGCCTGGGGGGTTGGGACCCGCACAGTCGTAGCCCTACGGGTCCGTAATACCGTCAGCCGGAAAATCGTGCTGGATCCGCGTGTACTGCAAGGGCAGTTCGTTTCAGCAACATTCCAGCATCGATGGGTGGGGCCGACAGGATCGCCGGAAGACACGACAACGTTGTATCTGGTGACAGCCGGGCGACCTGAGCTTGCCTTTGTCGCCGAGCCGACGATCGCTGTCAGCGCCAAACCCGACAAGAGCCGAAAAGGGAGCAAGCATGCAGATTAA
- a CDS encoding TIGR03752 family integrating conjugative element protein, whose amino-acid sequence MQIKSNMLVKIIVPTVVVAGALIGVKSCQSTPVQNSGGQTTTTLGLSQEELKALGVAGDTPQDTLRTLVGSLNQVRGELSALSKQNEELRKQNDQLTKRSTDVSGQVNEAVAGVQQSYDARQKQLQDEQIRLQSRFQELTDKLANAMSNPGSHVTGGYPQSGQGQGDIPLGLGLDGMGSDAGGTTTQGADGMLWVTPRDQKPSDKTTTGVGGTLSAPQFPTSFLSDNELTRQKAAYEQQVKGYSGEKEKEQADPVYTLPENSTLIGSRAMTALLGRIPINGTVTDPYPFKVLIGKDNLTANGIELPDVEGAIVSGTASGDWTLSCVRGQVTSITFVFADGTVRTLPRADANGSSNAGNSSGNQNTSGGSASSGIGWISDEAGIPCISGERKSNASTYLPTLFALSAGSGAASALSQNQQTTQTNGYGGVTSSLTGDAGQAVLGKAVAGGLSETTDWVKQRYGQTFDAIYVPPGMRLAVHITRQLAIDYEQKGRKVRYDNFVLPADSAGQHGLD is encoded by the coding sequence ATGCAGATTAAATCGAATATGCTGGTCAAGATTATTGTGCCGACTGTCGTGGTGGCCGGTGCCCTGATCGGCGTAAAAAGCTGTCAGTCGACACCCGTGCAAAACAGCGGTGGGCAGACAACGACAACGCTGGGTTTATCTCAGGAAGAGCTCAAAGCGCTGGGCGTCGCGGGTGATACGCCGCAGGATACGTTACGAACGCTAGTCGGCTCATTGAATCAGGTCCGTGGTGAACTGTCTGCGTTGAGTAAACAGAATGAAGAGCTGCGAAAGCAAAACGACCAGCTAACGAAACGCAGCACTGATGTTTCGGGGCAGGTCAATGAAGCGGTTGCAGGCGTGCAGCAGTCGTATGACGCACGGCAAAAACAGTTACAGGATGAGCAGATCCGGCTGCAGAGCAGGTTTCAGGAACTGACGGATAAACTGGCCAATGCGATGAGCAATCCGGGTAGTCATGTCACCGGAGGATACCCACAATCAGGTCAGGGGCAGGGCGATATTCCGCTGGGTCTGGGTCTTGACGGGATGGGAAGTGATGCCGGTGGCACCACGACGCAAGGCGCTGATGGCATGCTGTGGGTCACGCCCAGAGATCAGAAGCCGTCGGATAAGACAACTACTGGCGTCGGCGGTACCCTGTCTGCGCCTCAGTTTCCGACCTCTTTTCTGAGCGACAACGAGCTCACACGCCAGAAGGCCGCCTATGAACAACAGGTAAAAGGGTACTCTGGCGAAAAGGAAAAGGAGCAGGCTGATCCTGTCTACACCTTACCTGAAAACTCCACCCTCATCGGCAGCCGTGCAATGACGGCCTTACTCGGCCGCATTCCTATTAACGGTACGGTCACTGATCCGTACCCGTTCAAAGTATTAATTGGTAAAGACAACCTCACGGCGAATGGCATCGAGCTGCCTGACGTTGAAGGTGCGATTGTCTCCGGCACGGCCAGTGGGGACTGGACGTTGTCGTGTGTCCGGGGGCAGGTGACCAGCATTACGTTTGTCTTTGCCGACGGAACTGTGCGTACGTTACCCCGCGCCGATGCTAATGGCAGCAGCAATGCCGGCAACAGTAGCGGTAATCAAAATACATCCGGTGGGAGTGCCAGCAGCGGTATCGGCTGGATCTCAGATGAAGCCGGGATCCCGTGTATCAGCGGTGAGCGAAAGTCTAATGCCTCCACCTACCTGCCGACCCTATTCGCCTTGTCTGCAGGCTCAGGAGCCGCCAGTGCTCTGAGTCAGAACCAGCAGACGACGCAGACGAACGGCTATGGCGGAGTGACGTCGTCACTGACTGGTGATGCAGGGCAGGCTGTGCTCGGTAAGGCTGTTGCCGGGGGGCTGAGTGAAACGACGGACTGGGTGAAACAACGTTATGGCCAGACCTTCGACGCCATCTATGTGCCCCCTGGTATGCGTCTGGCAGTGCATATTACCCGCCAACTGGCGATCGACTACGAGCAAAAAGGGCGGAAGGTTCGTTATGACAATTTTGTGTTGCCGGCAGACAGTGCCGGTCAGCATGGTCTGGACTGA
- a CDS encoding TIGR03751 family conjugal transfer lipoprotein yields MDKLMIIMLIPLLLGGCSTSKEEMLPAGEHTMLELWNGADGEGTTRKAAQARDALRRPLDSRETQASLRDDRSYSRTQESEISQQFPRLPNPDMVMYLFPHLADGNTPIPGYSTVFPFYSQTQYAMPGERVEAL; encoded by the coding sequence ATGGATAAATTGATGATTATTATGCTGATCCCCCTGCTGTTAGGGGGATGTTCAACTTCGAAAGAGGAGATGTTGCCGGCAGGAGAACATACCATGCTTGAATTGTGGAATGGCGCAGACGGGGAGGGAACTACCCGGAAGGCGGCCCAGGCCAGAGACGCATTACGCCGCCCACTGGATTCACGAGAGACACAAGCGTCGTTACGTGATGATCGCAGTTACAGCCGTACCCAGGAGAGCGAAATCAGTCAGCAGTTTCCCCGGTTGCCGAACCCCGATATGGTGATGTACCTCTTTCCGCATCTTGCTGATGGTAATACGCCAATTCCCGGATATAGCACTGTGTTTCCATTTTACAGCCAGACGCAATATGCGATGCCTGGCGAACGCGTGGAGGCATTGTAA
- a CDS encoding conjugative transfer ATPase: MLFSLFDRKRLKKDAPLREKKEPRQDIPFSSGEGVPHHVSGRDALTRPGQMTVLDEERLNHANPSIIDFLPWVEYLDREQCLLLDDGISVGAVFELTPVATEGRTDDRLEQIRDTVEDAIQDSFDEYDENPWVIQFYCQDEDNVDVYIDRLRSYVKPHAQGSAFTEDWLQETERHLRGIARPDGLFHDTLITGQPWRGQQRRTRMVVYRWIGNNRDPMPPVEMLNQVCERVTSALSGAGVVCVRQNGHQVHDWLLRHFNPAPDWVDKQVLYRQAAYFDSRDTPDGMMPVMNDFAETLWFNPPQSDAKNGVWWFDNQAHCALPVEKLRKPPEPGAVTGEKVRGEKINALMDLFPEGTIFCMTIVVQPQDKLEADFNSLSKNAVGENTESGRVRQDVRTVKEYLGNRHKLYRAGLTFLLRADDLKTLNHKRVELTTVLLGAGLQPVRPEYDVGPLNTYVRALPMCFNPEMDKKHWYTRLTWVQHLAGLLPVTGRETGTGHPGFSFFNRGGDVLSFDPLNKKDRGQNAHMLLFGPTGAGKSATLCALLSQTMAIHRPRLFIAEAGNSFGLLADYFERLGLTVNKVSIKPGNGLSLPLFGDAHQLLNSDVPLTLDADALPDLDAEEDDEEGDTEKRDILGEMEISARMMITGGDVKEEDDLKRADRTMIREALLMGARASYAEGRQMLPSDLQRALLGISVDVNRNPQRQAKAAEMAESLGIFTLEGSFEAELFNREGQLWPEADVTLIDLGYFAREGYEAQMALTMVSLTNTINNIAERDQYLGRDIVFTVDEAHIATVNPLLAPYMTKIVKMWRKLGSWLWLATQNLEDYPDISRKMLNMAEWWLCLVMPKKEVDDISRFKSLTDEQKSVLMSASKLDKCYTEGVVLSKNIQALFRAVPPSLYLALGMTEKEEKVERRRLMNEHNCSELDAAILVAKALDKARGLENKSA, encoded by the coding sequence ATGCTGTTCTCGTTATTTGATCGAAAGCGCCTCAAGAAAGACGCGCCGCTTCGCGAAAAGAAAGAACCCAGGCAGGATATTCCGTTCTCTTCCGGCGAGGGTGTTCCACATCATGTATCCGGGCGTGACGCATTAACGCGTCCAGGGCAGATGACTGTCCTCGATGAGGAGCGGCTGAATCATGCCAACCCATCGATTATCGATTTTCTGCCATGGGTGGAGTACCTGGATCGGGAGCAATGCCTGCTGCTGGATGACGGTATTTCTGTTGGCGCCGTGTTTGAACTGACCCCTGTGGCCACTGAGGGGCGAACAGATGATCGACTGGAGCAGATCCGCGACACTGTTGAAGACGCGATACAGGATAGTTTTGATGAATATGATGAGAATCCGTGGGTTATACAGTTCTATTGCCAGGATGAGGATAATGTTGATGTCTACATAGACCGGCTACGGAGCTACGTTAAACCTCATGCGCAGGGCAGTGCATTCACCGAGGACTGGCTGCAGGAGACTGAACGACATTTACGGGGAATTGCGCGCCCGGACGGGCTGTTTCACGACACATTGATCACCGGACAACCCTGGCGTGGTCAGCAACGTCGTACGCGTATGGTGGTCTATCGATGGATTGGCAATAACCGTGATCCGATGCCACCGGTGGAGATGCTGAACCAGGTGTGCGAACGCGTAACCAGCGCGTTATCGGGTGCCGGCGTAGTGTGTGTTCGGCAGAATGGTCACCAGGTACATGACTGGCTGTTGCGTCACTTCAACCCAGCGCCCGATTGGGTGGATAAACAGGTTTTATATCGACAGGCGGCATATTTTGACAGTCGCGATACGCCGGACGGCATGATGCCGGTGATGAATGATTTTGCTGAAACACTCTGGTTCAATCCGCCACAATCTGACGCCAAAAATGGCGTGTGGTGGTTTGACAATCAGGCCCATTGCGCATTACCGGTCGAGAAGCTGCGTAAGCCGCCTGAACCCGGCGCCGTGACGGGTGAGAAGGTTCGGGGAGAGAAAATCAATGCGTTGATGGACCTCTTCCCGGAGGGAACTATTTTCTGCATGACGATTGTGGTTCAGCCACAAGACAAGCTGGAAGCTGATTTTAACAGTCTGTCCAAGAATGCGGTCGGCGAAAATACCGAGTCCGGGCGTGTGCGTCAGGATGTCAGGACGGTGAAGGAATACCTGGGTAACCGGCATAAGTTGTACCGCGCCGGTCTGACCTTCCTGCTGCGCGCAGACGATCTGAAAACGCTGAATCACAAGCGCGTAGAGCTGACTACGGTACTGCTGGGGGCAGGTCTGCAACCAGTTCGTCCGGAATACGATGTCGGGCCGCTGAATACCTACGTACGTGCATTACCGATGTGTTTTAACCCGGAGATGGATAAAAAACATTGGTATACACGACTGACCTGGGTTCAGCACCTGGCGGGGTTGCTTCCGGTTACCGGGAGGGAGACGGGAACGGGGCATCCTGGTTTTAGCTTCTTCAACCGCGGCGGTGATGTGCTGTCGTTTGACCCGCTCAACAAAAAAGATCGCGGGCAGAATGCGCATATGTTGCTGTTTGGACCGACCGGTGCCGGTAAATCGGCGACACTTTGTGCCCTGTTGTCACAGACAATGGCCATTCATCGTCCGCGCCTGTTTATTGCTGAAGCCGGCAACTCGTTTGGGCTGCTGGCCGATTACTTTGAGCGGCTGGGACTGACCGTCAATAAAGTGAGTATCAAGCCGGGAAATGGCTTGAGTCTGCCGCTGTTCGGTGATGCTCATCAGCTATTGAATAGCGATGTACCATTAACGCTGGATGCTGATGCTTTGCCCGATCTCGATGCTGAAGAAGATGACGAGGAAGGGGATACCGAAAAACGTGACATCCTCGGGGAAATGGAGATATCGGCCAGGATGATGATCACCGGGGGGGATGTCAAAGAAGAGGACGACCTGAAGCGAGCCGATCGCACCATGATCCGTGAGGCATTGTTGATGGGTGCCCGAGCCTCGTACGCCGAGGGGCGGCAGATGCTGCCTTCTGATTTGCAGCGTGCATTGCTGGGGATTTCGGTGGATGTGAACCGAAACCCCCAGCGGCAGGCTAAAGCGGCTGAAATGGCTGAGTCATTGGGGATTTTCACGCTTGAGGGGAGTTTTGAAGCGGAGCTGTTCAACCGGGAAGGACAGTTGTGGCCAGAAGCCGATGTTACGCTGATCGACCTGGGATATTTTGCGCGAGAAGGCTACGAGGCCCAGATGGCGCTGACCATGGTGTCACTGACGAATACCATCAATAACATCGCCGAGCGCGATCAGTATCTCGGGCGGGATATCGTCTTCACCGTCGATGAAGCGCATATCGCCACTGTAAACCCGCTGCTGGCACCGTACATGACCAAAATCGTCAAGATGTGGCGAAAACTGGGGTCCTGGCTGTGGCTGGCGACGCAGAACCTGGAAGACTACCCTGATATCTCCCGCAAGATGTTGAATATGGCCGAGTGGTGGCTGTGTCTTGTCATGCCTAAAAAAGAGGTCGATGACATTAGTCGGTTCAAGTCGCTGACAGATGAGCAGAAGTCGGTGCTGATGTCTGCCAGTAAGCTGGACAAATGCTATACCGAAGGGGTGGTGCTGTCGAAAAACATTCAGGCATTGTTCAGAGCGGTTCCTCCCAGCCTTTACCTGGCTTTGGGAATGACAGAAAAAGAAGAAAAAGTGGAGCGACGTCGTTTGATGAACGAACACAATTGTTCGGAACTGGATGCGGCAATATTGGTCGCGAAGGCGTTAGACAAAGCCAGAGGCCTGGAGAATAAATCAGCATGA